The following nucleotide sequence is from Microbacterium arborescens.
GGCGAGATCGTCGTCGTCGACCAGGACTATGCGGTGCGCATCACGCGGATCATCGAGAACGCGGAGGCCTGACATCGACGATCTGCTGCTCGCGCTGCGCGTCGTCGTCTCGCTCGGCGTCGTGCTCGGCATCGTGTGGGTGCTGCAGCGCCGCTTCTCGCGGAGCGGCGGCATCGGCGGCCTCGGCGGTGCGGCGGGCGCCCGGGCGAGAGGCGCGCGGAGCCGGAGGTCGGCACGCTCGGATGCCGTCACCGACATCACCGTCGTCGCCAAGCGCGGCATCGGGCCGAAGGCGCAGGTCGCCGTGGTCGAGATCGACGGCGCCCGCTACGTGCTCGGCATCACCGAGGGCGGCGTGTCGATGCTCGATCGGATCGACCCTGCCTCCGATGCCCCGTCACGGGATGCCGAGCACGACGAGCTCGGCACGAGCCGTCCGGCTCTGCGGGATGTCGCGGGCGGCGCGCCCCTGAGCCCGCCGGTGCCCCTCCTGCGATCGCAGGCCCGCGCCGAACGCACCGCCCGCCCGGCGATCATGACCGCGCGTGATGCCGCACAGGTGCTGCGCCGCGCCCTGGGCGCGTGACCTTCGGCGGCGCGCTCGGCGCGCTCGTGCTCGTCGCCGCCTCGACGCCGTCGTCGAACGGCGGCATCTCCGTCGACATCAACGGCATCGACGGTACGCCCTCATCGTCGGTGCTGACGCTGATCGGCATCACGCTGCTGTCGGTCGCCCCGGCGCTGCTGCTCATGATGTCGTCGTTCACGAAGATCTTCGTGGTGCTGGCGATGACCCGGAACGCGCTGTCGCTGCCCACGATCCCGCCCAACCAGGTGCTCGCGGGCCTCGCCCTGTTCCTGACCCTCTTCGTCATGTGGCCCGTGCTGACCGAGATCAACACGGTCGCCGTGCAGCCCTACGTCGACGGCTCGCTGACGTTCACCGATGCGGTGGGCGTCGGCACCGACCCGCTGCGCACCTGGATGCTGTCGTTCACGCGCGAGGAGGACCTCGCCCTGATGACGCGGTTCGCGGGGGCCGAGAACCCCGAGGATCCGGCGAGCGTCCCGATGATCACCCTCATCCCGGCGTTCATGATCTCCGAGCTGCGTGCGGCCTTCATCATCGGCTTCGTCATCTTCGTGCCGTTCCTCGTCATCGACCTCGTCGTGGCCGCGGCGCTGATGTCGATGGGCATGATGATGCTCCCGCCGGTGATGATCTCGCTGCCCTTCAAGATCCTGCTGTTCGTCCTCGTCGACGGGTGGGGACTCATCCTCCGCACCCTCATGGAGAGTTACGGAGCGGGCGGATGACCGGGGGCACGCGTGAACCCTGAGGCCGTCCTCGACATCGGCATGGAGGGCGTCGTGCTCGCCGCGAAGCTGGCCGCGCCCCTGCTGATCACGGCGCTCGTGGTCGGCTTCGCCATCTCGCTCCTGCAGTCGATCACGCAGATCCAGGAGGTCACGCTCTCGTTCGTGCCGAAGGCCGTCGCCGTCGCGATCGCGCTGGTCGTCTGCGGGCATTGGATGATCGCCGAGGCGATCGCCTTCACCCACACCATGTTCGACCGCATCCCGCACCTGCTCTCGGGCGGTTGAGATGCAGCTGCTGCTCGACTTCGCCTGGATCGAGGCCACCGGTCTCGCCGCGGTCCGCACGACCGCGTTCATCTTCATAGCACCACCCTTCTCATACGGTGCCTTTCCGGCCCGCATCAAGGCGATGGTCGCGATCGGGGTCGCCCTCGCCCTCAGCGGCACGGTCGCGCCGGGATACGAGAGCCTCGACACCGGCGCGTTCTTCCTCGCGTTGACCGCACAGGTCGTCACCGGCGCACTGCTCGGCTTCCTCGTGATGACCTGCTTCGCCGTCGTGCAGTCGGCCGGGGGCCTGATCGACGTCTTCGGCGGGTTCCAGCTCGCGCAGGGCTTCGATCCGCAGATGAACGTCAACGGCGCCCAGTTCACGCGGCTCTTCCAGATGATCGCCCTCGCCCTGCTGTTCGCGAGCAACGGCTACCAGCTGATCCTCGCAGGGCTCGCGCGCAGTTTCGCG
It contains:
- the fliQ gene encoding flagellar biosynthesis protein FliQ yields the protein MNPEAVLDIGMEGVVLAAKLAAPLLITALVVGFAISLLQSITQIQEVTLSFVPKAVAVAIALVVCGHWMIAEAIAFTHTMFDRIPHLLSGG
- a CDS encoding flagellar biosynthetic protein FliR; the protein is MQLLLDFAWIEATGLAAVRTTAFIFIAPPFSYGAFPARIKAMVAIGVALALSGTVAPGYESLDTGAFFLALTAQVVTGALLGFLVMTCFAVVQSAGGLIDVFGGFQLAQGFDPQMNVNGAQFTRLFQMIALALLFASNGYQLILAGLARSFAAIPVDGVLDLARPVELLVDTASQLLVAALQIAGPLLLVLFLADIALGLVSRVAPALNAFALGFPLKIILTFLLAGSVILALPAVVGALTDQATGLLIGGTR
- the fliP gene encoding flagellar type III secretion system pore protein FliP (The bacterial flagellar biogenesis protein FliP forms a type III secretion system (T3SS)-type pore required for flagellar assembly.), translated to MLVAASTPSSNGGISVDINGIDGTPSSSVLTLIGITLLSVAPALLLMMSSFTKIFVVLAMTRNALSLPTIPPNQVLAGLALFLTLFVMWPVLTEINTVAVQPYVDGSLTFTDAVGVGTDPLRTWMLSFTREEDLALMTRFAGAENPEDPASVPMITLIPAFMISELRAAFIIGFVIFVPFLVIDLVVAAALMSMGMMMLPPVMISLPFKILLFVLVDGWGLILRTLMESYGAGG
- a CDS encoding flagellar biosynthetic protein FliO, which gives rise to MRCASRGSSRTRRPDIDDLLLALRVVVSLGVVLGIVWVLQRRFSRSGGIGGLGGAAGARARGARSRRSARSDAVTDITVVAKRGIGPKAQVAVVEIDGARYVLGITEGGVSMLDRIDPASDAPSRDAEHDELGTSRPALRDVAGGAPLSPPVPLLRSQARAERTARPAIMTARDAAQVLRRALGA